TCGGCCATCTGGTCGATGTAAGCCGATTTGGTTTCAAAGACCAGCTCGACAAGGCCCACTGCAAGGGCCATCTCTTTGGTCTCATCCAGCGTGACCGCACCTGCGACGCAGGCAACGAGGGCAGCGACGGAGGCCTTCACCGCGTCCGGAAG
This DNA window, taken from bacterium, encodes the following:
- a CDS encoding arsenite S-adenosylmethyltransferase; the encoded protein is LPDAVKASVAALVACVAGAVTLDETKEMALAVGLVELVFETKSAYIDQMAEWSDPLYREIADKLPLTAKPSDYVTSLNITARKPNTVKGV